The sequence below is a genomic window from Methanobrevibacter sp. V74.
TTATATTTAATATTTCTGCAACTTTTTGAACCATTTTTGCTGTGTGAATCCTTGCATTGTCTAAAATTATATTAATTCTTTTTTTCTTTATGAGGCAGGATGGGACATGACTCTCATTAATTTTTAAAATTTTTTTTTTCGCTTATTTTTTTTCCTTTAATTTTATATACTATGAAGTATAATCTTTTATTATAAATATTAATATTTATGGTTGTTTTATTTATGGTTTTAAAAGATGATACTGTTAATCTGACTATGTTGGTGTCTATGGAGTTGAGTAATTTGATTCCTGAAGGTCATCTGTGTTATTTTTATTAAAAATGTGGTTGGTCAAATTGATTGTTCCGAAGCTAACAAGGAGTTTTTCGTGATAAGCCTGGTGAACCTGCTTATCCTCGTGAAATGTTGCTTAGGATTGGTTTGGATGAGTGTTATTTGATGGTGGATTGTCTTCTCCTAATTGAGAGAAGAACAAGAACTGAATATTGCTTATATGTACTTTAGCAGGCATGCAAAAGCCAGTTTATAGGGACAATTTTATAAGATTCAAATTGGATTATACCTGATTTAATTGATGAAGCTTTTAAAACAACTTTTAAAGATTTGCAAAAGAAGAAAATCCGCCATTTAGAGTTTTAGATGGAACTAAAGTAAAAACATCTTTAAAAAATAATAACCAATGAACAACAATTAAAAATAATCATGGAAAAGAACACTTTGGAAGAAAAGTATTATAAATTGGATCAAGAAGAAGATTTGGAATTGGGCGATGAATCTGGAAAAATTAGTGTTCCTGAATCATATTAACAAACAAAGAAAAATTCCAAGAAACAGTAAGAGAAAATCAATAAAAATCCTTTGAAAAAATGATGGAGACCAAAGATAAATTGAGAGCTTCAAGTAAAAAAAAACCTCTTAAAACAATCCAGAAGAAAAATCCTGAAAAAATTTAAAGCTTGAAAACACTCGAAGAAAAGCTTAAAGAATCCTGGAAAAAATGATGTAATTAAGTGTAAATGATCCAGATTCAAGATTTTTATGATTAATAAAAAAAAAAGGTAAAATGAGGAATTTGTATTACAATAGACAGATTACTGTAGACTCACATAAAAGAATAATCCTAGCATCATACATAACAATACAATCCAACAGACCATTACGAACTTGTTCCATTAAATGGAACAAGTACAATCAAATTTAACAGAAATATAACGATGAAAATGCCTGTTAATTACCAAGTAAGTGCAGATAATGACTATTCAACAGATGAAAAACACAGAATATCTTGAAAAAACATGGACCTTGACGGTTACATATCCTCACGAAAACTCTCAAGAAAAAAGAAAAAAAATAGTATAATAATTGTCCGAAAAAAAACCATTTTTCCAAAGATAAATTATCAACTATGATCACGAAATGATGACCTATATCTTCCCCCTCCCCAATTGGTCAACCACTATAGAAAAAAAAGCGAATACCAATACAAAAACAAAACAAGAATCACACATTGGACCAAAGAATGCAAAAACTGCCCAGTACAAAAATATTACAGTAAAAACACAACAATACAGAATAATCACTGACTATGGAAAATATTTCAAAAATAAAAATGCAAAGAAAAATAGAAAACCACAAAAGCCCCCCAAAAAAATCTACAAAAATACGCTCAAAAAAACAGCAGAAACTACCATTTACAAACATGAAACAAAACATAAACCTAACAAAATTCACAACAACGGACTTAAAACAAATAATTACAGAGTTTAAACTATACACAATAGGACACAACTTAAAAAGAGAATATACAACGAAATAAACAAAAATAGAAAACAACTGAAAAATAAAATTATTGCAAAAAATTTTTAAGGGTGTCCGCCAAAACTAATTTTTTTTATTTTGAATTTTTTATAACTGCGTTATAATTTTCTTGTTTTGTTAATTTTTTTCATTAAATTAATTAGAATTTAATTTTAATTATTTATTATTCATAATTTTTAATATGGATTATAATGATTTATTTATATTTGATTTTAGTCATTTTTAGAATAGTAATATTTATATACTATGATGTACATATTTTATATTAGATATGAGTTATTATGTGTTGGTTATTTATGGTTAGTAAGAAAGTTATTAAGAATCAGGCTGAATTAGGCATTAGGACTTATGATTTTAATGTTCCAGAGAATCATATTTCTCGTTTTGTGGTTGATTTTATTGAAGAATTTTATCCGATTTTGGGAATTAAAGAGAATAAGAAAAAAGGCGGTAGGCCTTCATATCCTCCATGTTCCATGTTAAAATTACTTGTTTATGCAAAAATAGACCATATTGAAAGTGCTAGAGTCATTGCAGAAATGACAAAGTACCATGACATATATAAATTCGTTTGTGATAGAATTAAACCCTCTGAACGTTCAATTCAAAGGTATCGTGATGAATTTGGACGTTATTATGAAGTATTGCTTCAAATGACATTAAAAATGGCCGTAAAAAAAGGATTCACTGAATTTAATCATGTTGTAGTCGATGGGACCATCAAAAAAGCATTCAATTCTAACCAAAATATGATCAGCAAAAAAGAAACCAATTTGCTGGTCCAGTTCTACAAAGGACTGGAAGTTGACCTTAAAAAGCTTGAAAAACTCAATAAACCAGCTCAAAAAATACTAAATGACAAGGAAATGTCCAATGATGAAAAATTAGAAATATTATATGACATCAGAACTCAATTCAAATTCACAGGACAGGATAAAATACCAATGAATGATATTGAAGCACGCATGATGAAAGGCAAAAAAGGAAACTTCCTGGTTGCTTATAATATCCAACATCTGCGATTACGACACCAAACTAATCTGCGCATTAAACGTCACACAAAACCCTACAGACCATTACCAACTACCAGAAGTAGCTGACAAAGCAATAAACAACATAGGAAAAGTACCAAAACACATGAGTGCAGATACAATATATTTAAATCAAATAAGCCTATCATACTTTGTAAACAAAGGAATAGATGGATTAATACCAACAAGAAAACAATCCAAAGAAAAAATAGGCAAATTAAATCCAAACCAATTCCATAAAGACCACTTTTACTACATATCCGACCTAGACTTATTTATGTGCCCATCAGGACAACCAATGTACTTCTACAAAGAATACACACAACCAAACGAAGAACCAGACAAACCCGACAAAATAAAAAGACTCTACAACAATTATACTGCATGTAAATACTGCATTCACAGAAAATCCTGCTTAACAGACAAACAAACACATAAAACCATCACAGAAAACGGTGGCAGATTAGAAAGAGCAATGGATTCTTCAAAATGGAAAAAGAAGAATATAAAGAAGAATTCAAAAAAAGACCAAGTGTAGAAGGACCATTCGGAATATTCAAAGAACAATACCATGTAGAACAAGAAATAGTAATCGGAATGGTAAAAACCGGAGAAAGACTCAACCTAGATGCACTAGCATACAATATAAAAAGATTATATAATCTTATTCAAGGAGAACAAAATAATAAAGAAGATATTGTTGATTTTTGTGAAAGTATATCCACTACACACCAATTAAAGCTTGATGTGACCATTTACTAGAATCCACACTCAAAAATCATTTTTGGCGGACACTCTTAAAATAAAAAAAAATTCTATGAAAAATTAAAAAATTTCATGTCCCATCCTGCAAAGTTAAAAAAATAAGGAAGTATTGGTGGTTCCTTATTCTTTTTTTTTTATTTGATTGTTATTGTGTTTTTTATTTTTGATTTGGTGTATTGTGTGTAGATGTTGTATTTGCCTTTTTTTAGGTTTTTGATTTTTAGTGTGGCTATTCCTTTTTTGTTTGTTAGTTTTTTGTATTTTTTTCCTTTGAATTTAAATGTTATTTTCTTTTTTGCTTGTGGTTTTCCTTTAGTGTTTACTAGTTTGGCCTGGAATTTTGTTGTTTTTGTTTTTTTCTTTATGATGTTTTTTGCTGTTAGTACTGGTTGGATTGTGATTTTATTTTTTGTAATGAATTTGCCATATTTTGTGGTTATGGTGTGTGTTTTTGGTTTTTGTGTGATTTTTAGGCTTGCATATCCATTTTTGTCTGTTTTTTTACTGTATGTTTTTCCTGATATTGTGAATTTTACTGTTTTTCCAGTACCTACATTTTTACCATTTGCATGTATTATTTGTACTTTAAATGTTCCTCCCATGAAATAAATTTTTAAGTTTTTATTTTTTGTTATTGGGGATTTTAAGATTTTTACCATGGATTTAAATGTGTTTGAACCATAATCTTTATCTCCATTGAATTTAGCTATTATTGAGTATTGTCCAGGTTTTTGTTTGAGAAGTATAGTAGCATAGCCATATTTGTCGGTTTTTAGGTTGTATTTTTTATTTTTGATTGTGATTTGAAGATTTTTATAAATTAAAGGTTTTCCTTGGTAGTCTGTTAATTTTACCTTATATTTTGTCCCATCATTATAAAACATATACACATTATTAGAATTTAAATAAGAATCACCAGTAATAATTAAATCATTAGTCAAATCATTACCATCTTTTTTATAAATCATTTTAATAGTGTGTTTTCCACTGTTTAAATTAAAAAAAGTAATATTCTTATTTATCCCGCTATTAAGGATTTTATTACCATTTTCATAGTAATTAACATTGTAATTATTATTTTCGTAGTAAATTAAGTTATTAACAGTAACAGTATTTGTATTTTTAGAACGAAATACACTAAAAGTACAAGCAAATATATCACCTGACTTAAACCAGTAAATAACATTACCTTTAAATTTAGCATGGTTATTAACAAAAGAACAACTACTTAATTTACCATTATCACCCCACCACCAATAAACAGCACCACCATCCATTGCATGGTTATTAACAAAAGAACAATCCACTACCTTACCATTATCACCATCCCAAAAAACAGCACCACCATCCATTGCATGGTTATTAACAAAAGAACAAGCACTTAAAAAACCATTAGCACCAATCCACCAAACAGTACCACCAGCATCTGCATGGTTATTAACAAAAGAACAAGCACTTAAAAAACCATTAGCACCATTCCAATAAACAGCACCACCATTCCAACCAGCATGGTTATTAACAAAAGAACAAGCACTTAAAAAACCATTAGCACCATACCAACAAACAGCACCACCATACTCTGCATGGTTATTGTTAAAAGTGCAGTTTTTTATATTGCCTTGTGTTCCATGTAAGTAAATAGCACCACCAAGTTTACGTGCGTGGTTATTTTCAAAGTAACAATTTTCTAAATTAGCATTATCTCCCAACCAGTCAATGGCACCACCCCAATCTGTTTGAGTATTATTAGCATTTATGAATCTTATATTTTTTAATGTGACTTGATCGCCACCTATCCAGAATATTCGTGTAGCTAATCTTCCGTTAAGTACATGGTTTTTACCATCAATAGTTAAAGGTTTATCAATTATTATCGCATTATCTCCAAATACATATGTATAGTCTTTATTTAGAGTTATTGTACCACCAATAGGTGCTTTGTTGATTATGTTTTGCAAATCAGTAAATGTTGAAGTAGATCCTTTTAAATCGCTTTTGTTCATTTCAACATTTAATCTATCATTATCTTCAACTTCTAAAATTGTAGTATTTTCACTTAAATCTATTTCAGATGTTGCATTGTCTTGTGCTGAAACAACTGAAATAGATAAAAATATTAAAAATAAAAACACTATTATAACTTTATTTAAATTCTTAATCATTTTATATCAATCCTCCGGATCTTAATATTTTCATAATTAAATGAAATTGAATCAATATAATATTTAAATAATTAATAATGATTCTATACAATCAACTATAAATAATTAACGGCTCTGAATCAACCCAGTTAATTTAAGAAATTTATTTTTTATTTTTTTACTTTTTTTATGGGTTTTTGATTATTTTTTTTATTGATTTTTCATTTTTGATTATTTTTTTTGTTTTAAATTCCTTTAATTTGCTTGTAATTGGATGTGTTTATTTTAATAGTTTTTATATTTGTTTAAATTATTTTATGTTTAATTTTAAATATTATTAATAGTTAATATTAAATATTAGTAAATTATATTTTTATATGGGTTATTTAGAATTTTATGATTGGATTTTTTTGATTTAGGGGTTGTTTTTGATGATAAATTTCAGGGAATATTGTGATGAAACTTGGGAAAAATTAGATAAATATGAAAAATCGAAAATATATAATTGATGATGGAAAAGCACATTTTGTTCGTAATCGAAAAACTACTTTAGGAAGTATAATTAAGTATCCTTTCTATGATTGTGGTCGAATGACTACTGTAGAGGCTATAAATTTTATTAGAAGTGATAAGAAGGATAAAAATATGATTTTAACTAAATCCGATATTTCTCAAAGAAGAAAATTGCTTAATCATATTTGCTATGTTAGATATGAATGAAGACTTTATTGATGGAATTTACAATGATCCAGATAGACCTGGCCTTTATAAAGGATATTCAATACTGGCAGGTGATACTAGCATCTGCGATGCACCATAATATTGGATACACTGAAAAACAACTAAAAGAATTAAATAATCCTCATCTCAATAGATTAAAAAAGGAATTAATCAGATTTATGTTAATACTGAATGTTTTCAATTGAATTATTCAAAACAACTTTGAGCAAGAGCCAGGAAGTGATTCTACATATGCCTTGAAACACTGGCAGAATGTATTAAAGGATTTAATATCTAAATATGGATTAATAGTGAAGAAAACACAATCTATGAATAGTAAATACAATAGGGCAAGACCTACTACTAATTTAATCAGACAAGATAGGTTATTTTTTGATAACCAAATTAATCCTGATAGAATTCGTGCCTTATTCAATCAATATGTCTATATACATCTTGATAAGGAAATAATGAATGAATATCCATCTCCTGATGAACTGGATAGTTTGGGATATGCTTTTATGGAAATGCAAAATGTTATCAGACTTTGAACATAATACTGACTTATCATTCTTTAATTTAATTTTTTTCGAAGAGATTATCAATTTTGTTTTTCACTTATTTAGAATGGTTTTGATTGATGATTGGTAATAGAATTTATTTTTTTATTTAATTTAAGGCATTATTAAAATATCTTAACAATAAACAATAAAAATAATAAAATAAGGAAATTAATCACTTAATATAGTTTTTTCAAACAGTTACTCATGATATTGCTTGCCTTCATCAGTATAAACTCTTGCTTCAACATATTGAGTATTTCCATTTTCATCAATAAGAGGTATTACACCAACATCTTCTGAATGTTTGGTTATGTTTAAATCAACTTCTGAATTATAATTTGAAATCAGATACAAACCTGTTAATATTAAATAACATTCAATTAAAAAAGAAAGAGATTAATTTTAAAGAATCTCCTTTAAATTTAATATTTATTTTTAAGGGCCACTAGCAGAGCCCTCTGATGTAGTGTCAGTTACTGGAACTAATCTGACACTTCCATTTTCATCTTGAATCGGCATCATTATGGTATCATTTGAATTATCCTGTTCATTGGAATCAGATTCCATATTATTATTGGACATTATATGAAAACTAATTAAGATTAAACAAATTGCTAAAATTATAATTAACATTATAAAACCTTTTGATTTAAACATAGGATTACCTCCATAATTAATATTTAAGAATATGGAAACGGAGACATTTTAACATTCCATTTTATCGAATGAATTGGAAAAGATGCCTTTCGTGTTAGAGAATAATTATGTCCTGATTTATGTGCAAAATTAAAGAAAGCAGGTTGATATAAAGTTTCCACTTTTCCTTTAAAATTATTTTTAGAGTAGACTTTTATTGTGTATATTACTTTTGTTGAAATTTTATGCTTAGTTAATTTTGTAGTTGACAATTTAATGGTTTTTCCTCCCCATTTTGGAACTATTATTGTAAATCTGATTACTGGACCTTTAGGTTTATCTGGTATCTTACCCATAGTTTCTGATACATAATAAACGTATCCTTTTCCAGAAAT
It includes:
- a CDS encoding transposase, coding for MVSKKVIKNQAELGIRTYDFNVPENHISRFVVDFIEEFYPILGIKENKKKGGRPSYPPCSMLKLLVYAKIDHIESARVIAEMTKYHDIYKFVCDRIKPSERSIQRYRDEFGRYYEVLLQMTLKMAVKKGFTEFNHVVVDGTIKKAFNSNQNMISKKETNLLVQFYKGLEVDLKKLEKLNKPAQKILNDKEMSNDEKLEILYDIRTQFKFTGQDKIPMNDIEARMMKGKKGNFLVAYNIQHLRLRHQTNLRIKRHTKPYRPLPTTRSS
- a CDS encoding transposase, translating into MEKEEYKEEFKKRPSVEGPFGIFKEQYHVEQEIVIGMVKTGERLNLDALAYNIKRLYNLIQGEQNNKEDIVDFCESISTTHQLKLDVTIY